GTCGTCTTCGGCCTGGCCACGATGCCCCTTACGCTGTCGCTGACCGCCGCGCAGAAGCTGGCCGCCACCCAGCCCTTCGAGGCGCTGGCCGGGATGATGCCCGCATGGTTGGGCATCATGGTCGCCAGCTCCGTCTTCTCGGCCGTGTCCTACTCGATCTTCGTCCTCTTCCTCGGGGATGCGCTGGCGGGCCGCGAGCGCCCGTTCGGCGAGCTGGCCCGTGAGGGGCTCGGCCGGGCCCTGCCGATGCTCGGGCTGAACCTCCTGCTCGGACTCGTCCTGGGCATCGGCTTCATGCTGTGCTTCGTGCCGGGCATCTTCCTGGGCACGGCCCTGGCGCTCGCCATCCCCGCGTTGGTGCTGGAGCCGGCGGGCCCCATCGACTCGCTGACGCTCTCCTGGGAGCGCACCGACGGTCACCGCTGGAACGTCTTCTTCGTGATGCTGGTCGGCGGGGCGATCTTCATGGCCGTGGCCTTCGTGAGCGGAATCGGGAACCTCGTGCTGCAGCCCCTCGGCACGGTGGGCACGGTGGTGGGCACCACGGTGGCCAACGCCATGAACTCGGTGGGCATCACCCTCTTCTTGTCGCTCCTCGTGATCTGCTACCAGCGCCTGTCCGGGCGGTGGAGCCCTGGCGCTGAGTCCCGGTGACCGTGGCGAGGGCGCGCACCATGCGCCGCACCGCCTCGGCCAGCTCGGACTCCTTGCGCGCGGCGAAGCCCAGCCGCACCGCGGGCACGGGCCGCTCGTCGAAGCCGAAGACGCTCCCCGGTGTGAAGGACACGCCCTCCTCCAGCCCCGCCCGCGACCAGGCGGCGGCGTCCACCTCCGGCGCGCAGTGGGCCCACAGGGCCATGCCTCCCGCCGGAGGTGAGACGGTGAGCACGTCCGGCAGCTCTCGCGCCAGCGCCTCCACCAGGGCGTCCCGCCGGTCGCGGTAGACGCCTCGCATCTTGCGGACGTGGCGCTGGACCTCGCCCTCCTCCAGCAGCTCGGCCACGGCCGCTTCCAGGGCGGTGTCGCCCTGCCGATCCACCGCCTCGCGCACCCCGAGCGCGTGCTCCAGGAAGGGCGGTGGCGCGGCGAGGAAGCCCAGGCGCAGGGCCGGCGCCAGCACCTTGGACAGCGTTCCCACGTACAGCACCAGCCCGTCCCGATCCGCGCTCGCCAGCGGCAGGACGGGGCGGCCCTCGTAGTGGAACTCATGGTCGTAGTCGTCCTCGATCAGGGCCACGCGGTGCTCGCGGGCCCACGCCAGCAGCGCGAGCCGCCGCGCCGGGGAGAGCGTCACGGTGGTGGGGTACTGGTGGTGGGGCGTGAGGTAGACGGCCCGCACCGGCGTGCGCTGGGAGAGGGACGCGAGGGCCTCCACGCTCAGGCCCTCCGCGTCCACGGGGACGGGCACGAGCCGGGCCCCGGCGAGCTGGAGCGCATGCCAGGCGGGACGGTAGCCGGGAGTCTCCACCGCCACGGTGTCCCCGGGCCGCAGCAGGGTGCGCGCGACCAGATCCAGCGCGCCCTGGCTGCCCCGGGTGATGACCAGATCGTCCGCGCTGACGGCGAGCCCCCGCAGCGAGGAGAGCATGTCGGCGAGCGCGGCGCGGAGGCGGGGGTGGCCGTTCGGATCCCCGTAGCCGAGCACGCGGTTGCCATGGAGCTTCAGCGCCCGGCGGTAGGCTCGCGCGAGGAGGGCGGCGGGCAGCAGCCGGATGTCCGGGACGCCTCCCGCGAGGACGATCGTTCCGCGAGGAGGCTCGGGGTGCTCGCGGCGCAGGGGCGCGGCGGCCGGAAGCGCGAAGCCCACCCGCGAGGGCATGGCCGCGCGAGGGGCTCCGGCGACGGGCCGGGCGGGAACGTCCGGCAGCGTGGGAGAGACGAAGGTGGCCCGCGCCGCCGAGGTGGCGATCCACCCCTGGGTCTCCAGCTCCCGGTAGGCGGCGAGCACGGTGTTGCGGTGCACGCCGAGCGACTCGGCCAGGGTACGGCTGCCCGGCAGGGGCGAGCCGGGCGGGAGCCGGCCCCTGCGGATGTCGTCCTCCAGCGCGCGGGCGATGCGCACGAAGAGGGGCGTCGGCGACGGAGCGTGGAGGTCGAGCGGGAGATCCCATCCCTTCATGGGGTAGAGCCTGCCGGGGTTCGCGGCACTGGTCCATCCAATTTGTCGGAACTGGGCCTGTCAGATGGACCAGTACCGGAGCATGTAGAGGGCATGAACGCACCTCCTCCCAGTGAACGCGGCACCGTCCGCCGCCTCCCCCAGCGCGCCTCCTATGACGAGGCCGTCATCCACGCCATCCTCGACGAGGGCCTGGTGGCTCACGTGGGGGTGACGGTGGAAGGCCAGCCGTACGTCATTCCCATGGTGTACGGGCGCATCGGACGGAACCTGTACCTCCACGGAGCCTCGGTGAGCAGGCTCACCCGGCAGCTCGCCCAGGGAGTGCCGGTGTGCCTCACGGTGACCCTGCTGGACGGGCTCATCCTGGCGCGCTCCGCGTTCCACCACAGCGTGAACTACCGCTCCGTGGTGGTGCTGGGCACGGCGGCGCTGGTGACGGACGACGCGGAGAAGGCGCTGGCGCTGGAGGCGGTCACGGAGCATGTCCTGCGTGGCCGCTGGGCCGAGGTGCGCCCGCCCAACGTCCAGGAGATGAAGGCCACCTTCGTGCTGCGGCTCCCGCTGGAGGAGGCCTCGGCGAAGGTGCGCACCGGACCACCGCGCGATGACGCGGAGGATCTGTCGATCGACTGCTGGGCGGGGGAGATCCCGCTGCGTCTCCAAGCGCTTGCGCCCGTGAACTCACCGGATCTGCGCGAGGGCATCCGGCCGCCCGCGTCCGTCGTGGAGTATCAACGACCCCAGGTGGCCTACGTCGAGGAGAACAGCTACGTCACCGCGGACTGAGGGGCCATACCTGCTCTCCCCGCTCACGCTCCCGCGCCACCTCGCTCTCGAGTGACACGTTGCAGGAGCGCAGGATGACTCCCCGCTCACACTCCGGGCTGAAGGCCTGGAGGAACTCGTTGCTGGCCTCGTGCTTCGCCTGCCGGCAGTAGAAGCAGGTGAAGTCCGCGCCCAACCCCAGGCGCTCGCAGTCCACGCGGGTCCACCCACGCTCGTCGGCGTAGATGCACGAGGAAGCGTCCCCCTCGGACTGAGCAGGGGCCCCGGAGGTCGGCTCCCGCAGGAACCGTTCACATAGCTCGCGAGCCGGCACCCCCTCGGCCCGGAAGAAGAAGCGGCACTCAGTGAAGCTGTCGTCCCAGCCATGACACCCGTGCGTCTCCTTCAGAGGCGTGCGGCACGCGGAGGGATCCAGT
This is a stretch of genomic DNA from Archangium violaceum. It encodes these proteins:
- a CDS encoding PLP-dependent aminotransferase family protein; this translates as MKGWDLPLDLHAPSPTPLFVRIARALEDDIRRGRLPPGSPLPGSRTLAESLGVHRNTVLAAYRELETQGWIATSAARATFVSPTLPDVPARPVAGAPRAAMPSRVGFALPAAAPLRREHPEPPRGTIVLAGGVPDIRLLPAALLARAYRRALKLHGNRVLGYGDPNGHPRLRAALADMLSSLRGLAVSADDLVITRGSQGALDLVARTLLRPGDTVAVETPGYRPAWHALQLAGARLVPVPVDAEGLSVEALASLSQRTPVRAVYLTPHHQYPTTVTLSPARRLALLAWAREHRVALIEDDYDHEFHYEGRPVLPLASADRDGLVLYVGTLSKVLAPALRLGFLAAPPPFLEHALGVREAVDRQGDTALEAAVAELLEEGEVQRHVRKMRGVYRDRRDALVEALARELPDVLTVSPPAGGMALWAHCAPEVDAAAWSRAGLEEGVSFTPGSVFGFDERPVPAVRLGFAARKESELAEAVRRMVRALATVTGTQRQGSTARTGAGSRSRGATRRG
- a CDS encoding pyridoxamine 5'-phosphate oxidase family protein, whose translation is MNAPPPSERGTVRRLPQRASYDEAVIHAILDEGLVAHVGVTVEGQPYVIPMVYGRIGRNLYLHGASVSRLTRQLAQGVPVCLTVTLLDGLILARSAFHHSVNYRSVVVLGTAALVTDDAEKALALEAVTEHVLRGRWAEVRPPNVQEMKATFVLRLPLEEASAKVRTGPPRDDAEDLSIDCWAGEIPLRLQALAPVNSPDLREGIRPPASVVEYQRPQVAYVEENSYVTAD